A section of the Ruania halotolerans genome encodes:
- a CDS encoding DNA primase — MAKDLRAALDRVLTAFEAHLDVVETTQDEDDPAVLHAAATLADAFEAYDELLYDEYGVDTPFIVYDGDEDDLEDDDLDEDEAGDVDDDDAYDDDLDVDDGAGRS, encoded by the coding sequence ATGGCCAAGGATCTGCGCGCGGCGCTCGACAGGGTTCTCACCGCGTTCGAAGCGCACCTCGATGTGGTGGAAACCACCCAGGACGAGGACGACCCTGCGGTGCTGCACGCAGCCGCAACACTGGCGGATGCGTTCGAGGCGTACGACGAGCTTCTCTATGACGAGTACGGCGTGGACACCCCGTTCATCGTCTATGACGGCGATGAGGACGATCTCGAGGACGACGACCTCGATGAGGACGAAGCCGGCGACGTCGACGACGATGATGCCTACGACGATGACCTCGATGTCGACGACGGTGCTGGGCGCAGCTGA
- a CDS encoding PAC2 family protein → MLIAAFEGWNDAGSAASTALAQIAEAWDVREVHSLDIDDFHDFQVNRPMVGRDDDGARTLTWPSTTVSVTVSPQLGRRIVLVQGVEPSMRWREFCRQVLDIAEELGVSTIVCMGALLADVPHTRPIPVQTSSDDPKVQALLEVEASEYEGPTGITGVLTHMATERRLHALNVWAAVPHYVAQPPSPKATLALLNALEELLGEPTPVGELAEDAKAWQDGVDELASDDPEVAEYVRQLEEAKDTAELPEASGEAIAREFEKYLRRRDPGH, encoded by the coding sequence ATGCTGATCGCCGCATTCGAAGGCTGGAACGACGCCGGCTCGGCCGCCAGCACTGCACTCGCGCAGATCGCCGAGGCGTGGGACGTCCGTGAGGTGCACAGCCTCGACATCGACGACTTCCACGACTTCCAGGTGAACCGGCCGATGGTGGGCCGGGACGACGACGGGGCGCGCACCCTCACCTGGCCGAGCACCACAGTCTCGGTGACTGTGTCACCGCAGCTGGGTCGGCGGATCGTGCTGGTCCAAGGGGTGGAACCGTCGATGCGGTGGCGGGAGTTCTGCCGCCAGGTGCTCGACATCGCTGAAGAACTGGGCGTGAGCACCATCGTGTGCATGGGTGCACTTCTGGCGGACGTGCCACACACTCGCCCGATCCCGGTGCAGACCAGCTCAGATGACCCCAAGGTTCAGGCCCTGCTGGAGGTGGAGGCGAGCGAGTACGAGGGTCCGACGGGGATCACCGGAGTGCTCACGCATATGGCCACTGAACGCCGTCTGCACGCATTGAATGTGTGGGCCGCCGTTCCGCACTACGTGGCGCAGCCCCCCTCGCCCAAGGCCACGCTCGCCCTCCTGAACGCACTCGAGGAGCTACTCGGTGAGCCAACCCCGGTGGGTGAGCTGGCCGAGGACGCGAAGGCGTGGCAGGACGGTGTGGACGAACTCGCCTCCGACGATCCCGAGGTGGCCGAGTACGTGCGTCAGCTTGAGGAAGCCAAGGACACTGCCGAGCTTCCGGAGGCCTCCGGGGAGGCGATCGCACGGGAGTTCGAGAAGTATCTGCGCCGACGCGACCCTGGGCACTGA
- a CDS encoding undecaprenyl-diphosphate phosphatase: protein MTWWEALVLGLFQGLTEFLPISSSAHLRIVGDLMGQDPGAAFTAITQIGTEAAVILYFRRDIARIISRWAQSLPIGPWKRQVPTNDPDARMGWFVICGSIPIVVLGLIFQDAIEHALRNLYLTALVLALFALILGFADLRGRKERVLTELTWKHAWLFGFAQALALVPGVSRSGGTITAGLLMGYTREAAARYSFLLAIPAVLGSGFYQVAKSGGTGGEAGFALTLLATIVAFGVGYVVIIAFLKIVSTYSYLPFVYYRIVLAALVVALLLGGVLEPLPSN, encoded by the coding sequence GTGACATGGTGGGAAGCCCTCGTCCTCGGGCTCTTTCAAGGACTGACCGAATTTCTTCCGATCTCCTCAAGCGCGCATCTGCGGATCGTCGGGGACCTGATGGGGCAGGATCCGGGTGCCGCATTCACCGCGATCACGCAGATCGGCACCGAGGCGGCGGTGATCCTCTACTTCCGGCGCGACATCGCCCGGATCATCAGCCGGTGGGCTCAGTCATTGCCGATCGGGCCGTGGAAGCGGCAGGTGCCCACCAACGACCCGGACGCTCGGATGGGCTGGTTCGTGATCTGCGGTTCCATCCCGATCGTGGTTCTCGGACTGATCTTTCAGGACGCCATCGAGCACGCGTTGCGCAATCTCTACCTCACTGCCTTGGTGCTCGCCCTGTTCGCGCTCATCCTCGGATTCGCGGATCTGAGGGGTCGCAAGGAGCGAGTCCTGACCGAGCTCACCTGGAAACACGCGTGGCTGTTCGGGTTCGCGCAAGCACTGGCGTTGGTGCCCGGGGTATCGCGCTCCGGTGGCACCATCACCGCCGGCCTGTTGATGGGGTATACGCGTGAGGCCGCAGCGCGCTACTCGTTCCTCCTCGCCATTCCTGCCGTGCTCGGCTCCGGCTTCTACCAGGTTGCGAAGAGTGGCGGCACCGGGGGAGAAGCGGGCTTCGCACTCACCCTGCTGGCCACCATCGTGGCTTTCGGAGTCGGATACGTGGTGATCATCGCCTTCCTGAAGATCGTCTCCACCTACTCCTACCTCCCTTTCGTGTACTACCGGATCGTGCTCGCCGCTCTCGTGGTGGCTCTGTTGCTCGGCGGGGTGCTCGAGCCGTTGCCCAGCAACTGA
- a CDS encoding DUF5703 family protein, with the protein MASVTLHTRSAAHYEFRVVTIPPSASRSDVRQLLTDEAEYGRWELARHRIYLGGARKVWLRRKIIRVRSTL; encoded by the coding sequence ATGGCATCGGTGACGCTTCATACCCGGTCGGCGGCGCACTATGAGTTCCGTGTGGTCACGATCCCCCCGAGTGCAAGCCGCTCGGACGTGCGCCAGCTACTCACCGACGAGGCGGAGTACGGCAGGTGGGAACTGGCCCGGCACCGCATCTACCTGGGTGGGGCGCGCAAGGTGTGGTTGCGCCGCAAGATCATCCGGGTGCGCAGCACGCTCTAG
- a CDS encoding site-2 protease family protein: protein MPEPAQSSTPRRPARQRSTTRGWRIGTFGGAPVIVTAGWLLIAAVLVALVGPQLQTRTGAGPIAYLWALTVPALLFVSVLAHELAHGFAARWRNVPVREYVVTLWGGHTSFSTGLRTPTDSAIVAVAGPLANLALAALGWFLGDGLGGLPGLAVAAFTYTNAFVGVFNLLPALPLDGGKLLEAAVWAIRSDRISGTLVAARAGQVLAVVVLVASMGWPLLQGGRPSVVTVIWAALVAGVLWSGAQASLRHATAQRRARDVDLERLATGAHVLPTAGTVADADRVLTATPSVGIVLVDEKGRPVALVDRRALGEVPQQGRERVPLSAVAHAVPPAALVTQTRGPDAVAQVARAAQAGAAVVILVGLAGGGQRTGTAQVLGLVPVAQVVHLLGGQRA from the coding sequence ATGCCTGAACCCGCCCAGTCCTCCACTCCGCGGCGCCCCGCCCGGCAGCGATCGACCACCCGCGGGTGGCGAATCGGCACATTCGGCGGCGCCCCGGTGATCGTGACCGCCGGCTGGCTGTTGATCGCAGCGGTCCTCGTGGCGCTGGTCGGACCTCAGTTGCAGACCCGCACTGGCGCCGGACCGATCGCCTACCTCTGGGCGCTCACCGTGCCGGCACTGCTGTTCGTCTCGGTGCTCGCCCATGAACTCGCGCACGGTTTTGCCGCGCGGTGGCGCAACGTCCCCGTCCGCGAGTATGTGGTGACCCTGTGGGGCGGGCACACCTCCTTCAGCACCGGACTGCGTACCCCCACGGATTCGGCGATCGTCGCTGTGGCGGGTCCGCTCGCGAACCTGGCACTTGCCGCCCTGGGCTGGTTCCTGGGCGATGGCCTGGGCGGACTTCCTGGCCTGGCCGTGGCCGCATTCACCTATACGAACGCCTTCGTGGGCGTGTTCAACCTGTTGCCGGCCCTGCCGTTGGACGGCGGCAAGCTCCTCGAAGCGGCGGTCTGGGCGATCCGGTCCGACCGGATCAGCGGCACCCTGGTGGCGGCCCGCGCCGGGCAGGTGCTCGCCGTGGTGGTGCTGGTGGCAAGTATGGGGTGGCCCTTGCTGCAGGGAGGGCGGCCCAGCGTGGTCACCGTCATCTGGGCAGCGCTGGTGGCAGGGGTGCTCTGGTCCGGGGCGCAGGCGTCCCTGCGTCATGCCACGGCCCAGCGGCGCGCCCGTGATGTGGACCTGGAGCGACTGGCCACTGGCGCGCACGTGCTGCCCACCGCCGGCACGGTGGCGGATGCCGATCGCGTCCTGACGGCCACGCCCTCGGTGGGGATCGTGCTGGTGGATGAGAAAGGCCGGCCCGTGGCGCTGGTGGACCGTCGCGCTCTCGGCGAGGTCCCGCAGCAGGGGCGGGAGCGGGTACCGCTGAGTGCTGTGGCGCACGCCGTTCCTCCGGCTGCACTGGTCACGCAGACCCGTGGGCCGGATGCCGTGGCTCAGGTGGCCCGTGCTGCCCAGGCCGGGGCCGCCGTCGTGATCCTCGTGGGCCTGGCCGGAGGTGGGCAGCGGACGGGCACGGCCCAGGTGCTGGGTTTGGTGCCGGTGGCCCAGGTGGTGCACCTGCTCGGGGGCCAGCGCGCGTAG
- a CDS encoding M20/M25/M40 family metallo-hydrolase, whose amino-acid sequence MNTPRPADAAPTAAERDAVAICRALIRIDSSNYGDGSGPGERAAAEYVMGLLTEVGYEPEYFESADRRANVVLRIPGTDPTRPALVVHGHLDVVPAQARDWKMDPFGGDEMDGMIWGRGAVDMKDMDAMILAVVRDMKRSGWQSPRDLIIAFFADEEHGGTYGARYAVENRPELFAGATEAISEVGGYSVELGGKRAYLLQTAEKGIAWLRMIAEGTAGHGSQINTDNAVTRLAGAVARIGAHPWPRQLSPTVRALLDGVSELTGTPFDPDDPGSIDTLVNALGSTSKFVGATLSTYSNPTQLDAGYKANVVPGSAEAVIDVRFLPGQEEQTMRTLHELAGEGIRFEDVQRSIALEVPFSGDLVERMVAALDAEDPGAIVLPYMLSGGTDNKHLADLGITGYGFAPLQLPAEMDFAGMFHGVDERVPVAAVEFGVRVLDRFLRTC is encoded by the coding sequence ATGAACACTCCCCGCCCAGCCGACGCCGCGCCCACCGCAGCCGAACGCGATGCCGTGGCCATCTGCCGGGCCTTGATCCGAATTGACTCCTCGAATTACGGGGACGGCTCGGGTCCAGGCGAACGTGCGGCAGCCGAGTACGTGATGGGTCTACTCACCGAGGTGGGGTACGAGCCGGAGTACTTCGAGTCCGCGGACCGGCGGGCGAACGTGGTGCTGCGTATCCCCGGTACTGACCCCACCCGCCCGGCACTCGTGGTGCACGGGCACCTCGACGTGGTCCCTGCGCAGGCGCGCGACTGGAAGATGGACCCGTTTGGCGGGGACGAGATGGACGGCATGATCTGGGGCCGCGGCGCCGTGGACATGAAAGACATGGACGCGATGATTCTCGCCGTGGTCCGGGACATGAAGCGTTCTGGGTGGCAGTCGCCCCGTGATCTCATCATCGCGTTCTTCGCCGACGAGGAGCACGGCGGCACCTACGGCGCACGGTACGCCGTGGAGAACCGGCCCGAGCTGTTCGCCGGGGCCACCGAAGCCATCAGCGAAGTCGGTGGGTACTCGGTCGAGCTCGGCGGGAAACGCGCCTACCTGCTGCAGACGGCGGAGAAGGGCATTGCCTGGCTGCGGATGATCGCCGAGGGGACAGCGGGGCACGGATCTCAGATCAACACCGACAACGCCGTGACCCGGCTCGCCGGGGCGGTCGCGAGAATCGGGGCACACCCCTGGCCCAGGCAGCTCTCACCCACGGTGCGAGCCCTCCTGGACGGTGTCTCCGAGCTCACCGGAACCCCCTTCGATCCCGACGATCCCGGCTCGATCGACACCCTCGTGAACGCCCTCGGTTCCACCAGCAAGTTCGTTGGTGCCACCCTCTCCACCTACTCCAACCCCACCCAGCTCGACGCCGGCTACAAGGCGAACGTGGTCCCCGGCAGCGCTGAGGCCGTGATCGACGTGCGATTCCTGCCCGGCCAGGAGGAGCAGACCATGCGCACCCTGCACGAGCTCGCGGGGGAGGGGATCCGATTCGAGGATGTGCAACGCTCCATCGCCCTCGAGGTGCCCTTCAGCGGCGATCTGGTGGAGCGCATGGTGGCTGCATTGGATGCGGAGGACCCCGGCGCGATCGTGTTGCCCTACATGCTCTCCGGCGGCACCGACAACAAACACCTCGCCGATCTGGGAATCACCGGATACGGGTTCGCACCGCTCCAGTTACCCGCGGAGATGGACTTCGCCGGCATGTTCCACGGCGTGGACGAGCGAGTCCCGGTGGCCGCCGTGGAGTTCGGGGTGCGCGTGCTGGACCGGTTCCTGCGCACCTGCTGA
- a CDS encoding aldo/keto reductase, with product METRRVGTSGLRVSSVALGTMTWGRDTDEHEAAEQLKVFLEEGGTLLDTAATYSGGVAEEVIGAMLASVADRDELLLCSKAGVRDGRVDASRGALLDGLDATLSRLGTDHLDLWLVQAPDPGTPLTETVSALTYAVRTGRTRYVGLSNHPAWQTARAATLLEAEKVPLTSVEMEYSLLQRGVERELLPAAAELGVGLLAWSPLGRGVLSGKYRRSVPADSRAASPHLRGFVEPYLTDRARGVVEAVATAADGLGRAPIEVALAWVRDAPGVSSAVVGARTPAQLRGTLAAGDLHLPEEIRTVLDEVTELTLGYPERR from the coding sequence ATGGAGACACGGCGGGTCGGCACCAGTGGGCTGCGCGTGTCATCGGTGGCACTGGGCACGATGACGTGGGGGCGGGACACGGACGAGCATGAGGCCGCTGAACAGCTCAAGGTCTTCCTCGAGGAAGGTGGCACCCTGCTGGACACGGCCGCGACCTACTCCGGCGGTGTGGCCGAGGAGGTCATCGGCGCGATGCTCGCCTCGGTCGCTGACCGCGACGAACTGCTGCTCTGCTCGAAGGCCGGTGTGCGGGACGGGCGCGTCGACGCCTCCCGCGGGGCGCTGCTGGACGGACTGGACGCGACCTTGTCCCGGCTCGGTACCGATCACCTGGATCTGTGGCTGGTGCAGGCGCCGGACCCGGGCACCCCGCTGACCGAGACGGTCTCGGCACTGACCTACGCCGTACGCACTGGACGCACTCGATACGTCGGACTGTCGAATCACCCGGCGTGGCAGACGGCCCGCGCGGCCACGCTGCTGGAGGCGGAGAAGGTGCCGCTGACGAGCGTCGAGATGGAGTACTCGCTGCTCCAGCGCGGGGTGGAGCGTGAACTGCTACCTGCAGCTGCCGAACTCGGTGTGGGGCTGTTGGCCTGGTCACCATTGGGCCGCGGTGTGCTCAGCGGGAAGTACCGGCGCTCAGTCCCGGCCGATTCCCGGGCTGCCTCGCCGCATCTGCGCGGCTTCGTGGAGCCGTACCTGACCGACCGGGCTCGTGGAGTGGTCGAGGCCGTGGCGACGGCGGCAGATGGACTCGGTCGGGCGCCGATCGAAGTAGCCCTGGCCTGGGTACGCGACGCTCCCGGGGTGTCCAGCGCCGTCGTCGGGGCTCGCACCCCGGCACAGTTGCGCGGCACGCTCGCCGCGGGTGACCTGCACCTGCCCGAGGAGATCCGGACCGTGCTCGATGAGGTGACCGAACTGACGCTCGGCTACCCCGAGCGCCGCTGA
- a CDS encoding M3 family metallopeptidase has protein sequence MAATPIAAENPFAAPSSLPYGLPDFASVQIEHFRPALEAGLAEQRAEWEAIASTAEPPTEANTLDALESSGALLDRVQAVFFTLVSSAATDEIRAIEEEFAPRLAEHSDALWLDERIYARITRVAEQLDASASEETRWVLERYRLLFERAGIRLDESDTARLRELNSRISSLETQFSQRVVAGLEAAAVHVPDAAGLTGLSAGAVSSLRQAAQDRAQDGYLITLGLPTPQPIVGQTTNRDLRKRVHTASISRGTGVDPDSDTRPIVLDLARLRAERARLLGYAHHAEYVAQGATAKSTDAVNGMLARLAPAAVRNARHEAAELAAALHKDEPSAEFAPWDWALYADRVREQRYSFDEDDLRPYLELDRVLADGVFFAARTLYGITLTERPDLTGYADGVRVWEVREADGSGLGLFVGDYYAREGKRGGAWMHHLVDGAGLLRTQPVVVNNLNINRPAPGEPTLLTWDEVITAFHEFGHALHGLFTAVRYPSVSGTSVPRDFVEYPSQVNEMWAWHPQVLARFARHHRSGEALPTATLDQLRASQSYGVGFDTTEYLAAAILDQAWHQLTPEQVPTDPAEVETFEAAALEQAGVALALVPPRYRSTYFNHTFGGGYDAGYYSYIWSQVLDADTVDWFREDAAHGEDGGLNRSAGDRFREALLSRGHAQDPLASYRDLRGRDAVIDPLLRRKGLNA, from the coding sequence ATGGCCGCTACCCCGATCGCCGCTGAGAACCCCTTCGCGGCACCATCGTCCTTGCCGTACGGACTCCCCGATTTCGCCTCGGTCCAGATCGAGCACTTCCGCCCAGCACTCGAGGCCGGGCTCGCCGAGCAGCGAGCCGAGTGGGAGGCCATCGCCAGCACGGCAGAACCGCCCACGGAGGCGAATACGCTCGACGCACTGGAGTCCTCCGGAGCCCTCCTTGATCGAGTTCAGGCCGTGTTCTTCACACTGGTCAGCTCGGCCGCCACCGATGAGATCCGGGCGATCGAGGAGGAGTTCGCGCCGCGTCTGGCCGAACACTCCGACGCCCTGTGGCTCGACGAGCGGATCTACGCCCGGATCACGCGGGTGGCCGAGCAACTCGACGCATCCGCATCGGAGGAGACCCGCTGGGTGCTCGAGCGGTACCGTCTGCTCTTCGAACGTGCCGGGATCAGGCTCGATGAATCGGACACTGCACGCCTGCGTGAGCTGAACAGCCGGATCAGTTCCCTGGAGACGCAATTCTCCCAGCGCGTGGTTGCAGGGCTCGAAGCTGCGGCCGTGCACGTGCCTGACGCCGCCGGCTTGACCGGGCTCTCGGCCGGTGCCGTCTCCTCGCTGCGGCAGGCCGCGCAGGACCGCGCGCAGGACGGCTACCTGATCACGCTCGGCCTCCCCACCCCGCAACCGATCGTGGGGCAAACCACCAATCGTGACCTCCGCAAGCGGGTCCATACGGCATCGATCAGCCGCGGAACCGGCGTGGATCCGGATTCGGATACCCGCCCCATCGTGCTCGACCTCGCCCGCCTGCGTGCCGAACGGGCCCGGCTCCTCGGTTATGCCCACCACGCCGAGTACGTCGCACAAGGGGCGACTGCCAAGTCCACGGACGCCGTCAACGGGATGCTCGCACGGCTGGCACCGGCAGCCGTGCGCAATGCGCGCCACGAGGCCGCGGAGCTGGCTGCGGCGCTGCACAAGGACGAGCCGAGTGCGGAGTTCGCCCCCTGGGATTGGGCCTTGTACGCCGACCGCGTGCGCGAGCAGCGTTACTCCTTCGACGAGGATGATCTGCGCCCCTACCTGGAGCTCGACCGGGTACTGGCCGACGGGGTCTTCTTTGCCGCTCGGACGTTGTACGGGATCACGCTCACCGAACGCCCCGACCTGACCGGCTACGCGGACGGCGTACGGGTATGGGAGGTGCGGGAGGCAGACGGCTCCGGCCTGGGTCTGTTCGTGGGCGACTACTACGCCCGTGAAGGTAAGCGCGGCGGAGCCTGGATGCACCATCTCGTTGACGGCGCTGGGCTGCTGCGTACCCAACCGGTGGTGGTGAACAACCTCAACATCAACCGCCCTGCTCCTGGCGAACCGACACTGCTCACCTGGGACGAGGTGATCACCGCGTTCCATGAATTCGGGCACGCCCTGCACGGACTCTTCACCGCCGTCCGGTACCCCTCCGTATCCGGCACATCCGTACCGCGAGACTTCGTGGAGTACCCCTCACAGGTCAACGAGATGTGGGCGTGGCACCCCCAGGTGCTGGCCCGGTTCGCCCGGCACCACAGGAGCGGCGAGGCGCTCCCGACGGCGACACTCGACCAGCTGCGTGCCTCCCAGTCCTACGGCGTCGGCTTCGACACCACCGAGTATCTGGCCGCTGCGATCCTCGACCAGGCGTGGCACCAGCTGACCCCTGAGCAGGTACCCACCGACCCAGCAGAGGTGGAGACGTTCGAGGCGGCTGCGTTGGAACAGGCAGGTGTGGCGCTGGCCCTGGTGCCGCCGCGGTACCGGAGCACCTATTTCAACCACACCTTCGGCGGCGGATACGACGCCGGCTATTACTCCTACATCTGGAGCCAGGTGCTCGATGCCGACACTGTGGACTGGTTCCGCGAGGACGCGGCCCACGGGGAGGACGGCGGGCTCAACCGGTCCGCTGGCGATCGCTTCCGTGAGGCGTTGCTCTCCCGCGGACACGCACAGGACCCGCTCGCCTCCTACCGCGACCTGCGTGGTCGTGACGCAGTGATCGACCCGTTGTTGCGACGCAAAGGACTGAACGCATGA
- the mshC gene encoding cysteine--1-D-myo-inosityl 2-amino-2-deoxy-alpha-D-glucopyranoside ligase: MQSWTSPAIPTLPGRGHALRLHDTATQRTVDPAADGVGRLYVCGITPYDSTHLGHAFTYVAFDTLLRVWRDAGVEASYVQNVTDVDDPLLERAEAIGVPWRDLAADQVALFRSDMTTLRVLPPTHYVGVVEAMDLVVDAVERLIAAGAAYWVDRDVYADITADPQFGSVGHLDDATMAALFAERGGDPQRSGKRHPLDPLLWRGERAGEPAWDGRTLGSGRPGWHIECGAIAAEYLGLPISVQGGGEDLIFPHHEMGTSHLRYLGSGSDGAESTEEPIRAFVHTGLVGYDGHKMSKSRGNLIFVSRLTADGVDPAAIRLTLLSRHYRSTWEFTDHHLDEGTARLQRWRAAVAGRDSADAVRTDADEVHLERLRAALAQDLDTPRALEIVDAWAADDATELLADAVDALLGVDLRSA, translated from the coding sequence GTGCAATCTTGGACTTCTCCCGCGATCCCCACCCTCCCTGGCCGAGGCCACGCCCTCCGATTGCACGACACGGCCACCCAGCGCACCGTCGATCCGGCCGCCGACGGCGTCGGCCGCCTGTACGTGTGCGGGATCACCCCGTACGACTCCACTCACCTGGGCCATGCCTTCACCTATGTGGCCTTCGACACGTTGCTCCGGGTGTGGCGCGATGCCGGAGTTGAGGCTTCGTACGTGCAGAACGTCACCGACGTCGACGATCCCCTGCTGGAGCGGGCCGAGGCGATCGGGGTGCCGTGGCGCGATCTCGCCGCTGATCAGGTGGCTCTGTTCCGATCCGACATGACGACGCTCCGCGTACTCCCGCCGACCCACTATGTCGGCGTGGTCGAGGCCATGGACCTCGTGGTCGACGCTGTGGAACGGCTCATCGCAGCCGGTGCCGCCTACTGGGTCGATCGCGACGTGTACGCGGATATCACGGCCGATCCACAGTTCGGATCGGTGGGCCACCTGGACGACGCCACGATGGCAGCGTTGTTCGCCGAGCGTGGTGGCGATCCGCAACGGTCCGGGAAGCGACACCCACTCGACCCGTTGCTCTGGCGCGGCGAGCGAGCCGGTGAACCCGCGTGGGATGGGCGCACCCTCGGTTCGGGGCGACCGGGATGGCACATCGAATGCGGTGCGATCGCCGCCGAGTACCTCGGACTGCCGATATCCGTGCAGGGCGGTGGCGAGGACCTGATCTTCCCGCACCATGAGATGGGCACCAGCCACCTGCGTTACCTGGGTTCGGGCTCTGACGGCGCCGAGTCCACCGAGGAGCCGATCCGTGCGTTCGTGCACACCGGGCTGGTGGGTTACGACGGCCACAAGATGAGCAAGTCGCGGGGCAACCTCATCTTTGTCTCCCGCCTCACTGCCGACGGCGTCGACCCCGCCGCCATCCGCCTCACCCTGCTCTCCCGCCACTACCGCTCCACGTGGGAGTTCACCGATCACCACCTCGATGAGGGCACGGCGCGCCTCCAGCGCTGGCGGGCTGCCGTGGCCGGCCGCGACAGTGCCGACGCGGTCCGAACCGACGCCGATGAGGTGCACCTGGAGCGGCTCCGCGCGGCGCTGGCACAGGATCTGGACACGCCGAGGGCCCTCGAGATCGTGGACGCGTGGGCCGCTGACGACGCAACCGAGCTGCTCGCCGATGCGGTGGACGCCCTGCTCGGTGTGGACCTGCGCTCAGCCTGA
- a CDS encoding HAD family hydrolase, giving the protein MPTITTETELAAVLWDMDGTLVDTEPYWIAAEMAMSAEQGGSWDESLAEDLVGLPLQVSAAELQRRAGLRGTVEEIVEEMIARVISAIATEGLPWRPGARELLDALGHAGVPCALVTMSWRRLTNVVLTGLDPNPFQVIITGDEVTHGKPHPEPYLRAAAALGVDPAACVAIEDSLPGLTSAEASGAAVLGVQAKIPIPPAPGRSRLATLEGVTVAHLRQIAGGAVEDRLLHA; this is encoded by the coding sequence GTGCCCACCATCACCACTGAGACCGAGTTGGCCGCCGTCCTCTGGGACATGGACGGCACCCTCGTCGACACTGAGCCCTACTGGATTGCCGCCGAAATGGCGATGTCAGCTGAACAAGGCGGCTCGTGGGACGAAAGCCTTGCCGAAGACCTCGTCGGGCTGCCGCTGCAGGTATCGGCGGCCGAATTGCAGCGTCGTGCCGGATTGCGCGGAACCGTGGAGGAGATCGTCGAGGAGATGATCGCCCGCGTGATCAGCGCCATCGCCACCGAGGGGCTGCCATGGCGGCCCGGAGCACGTGAGCTGCTCGATGCCCTGGGCCATGCGGGCGTGCCGTGCGCCCTGGTCACGATGTCCTGGCGGCGCCTGACCAATGTGGTGCTCACCGGCCTCGATCCGAATCCGTTCCAGGTCATCATCACCGGCGACGAGGTCACCCACGGTAAACCGCACCCGGAACCCTACCTACGGGCTGCTGCCGCACTCGGGGTGGATCCGGCTGCGTGCGTGGCCATCGAGGACTCCTTGCCGGGCCTGACCTCCGCCGAGGCATCCGGTGCGGCCGTGCTGGGCGTGCAGGCGAAGATCCCCATCCCGCCAGCCCCCGGCCGTAGCCGGCTTGCCACTCTGGAGGGGGTCACCGTGGCGCACCTGCGTCAGATCGCCGGTGGGGCCGTCGAGGACCGCCTGCTGCATGCCTGA